From a region of the Mesomycoplasma ovipneumoniae ATCC 29419 genome:
- a CDS encoding P97 family adhesin, translating to MTKSTITKKLLTKKNIFLLGLSAIAGGVIIATPLLVFANLELKNPRIDVQNQAKSISFISIKDKYLNANSDYLDLKKKLLNDDNTKKTDIDLTNFFDFYQTNNSSIPVNFSIDHNWKPFKLEIFDIKPDDNEQTFEVFWRVLQKLDDNKTATSDLFKQKVAYNYVPDYSLSNFSTYSEEQLKKLRPYTNSEVNFSFKKELTRLISVEDFQKEVNSAKNDTEAREIISKYFNLDETISQIFSNKSFYFESESGIQKPRYDINLVKDQIITDRYLVKTATPGVYKLTFVAQFSANFSKEIAADFNKDSKFFLTTQLNLSNSFLDKSISDDIVLSEFSDSDYFAINNFSQNNSTLITGWDFLNYYNNEIFATKEKRADFLNSLIEKIVKTPLISKIRFENKLANLNFNQISKFLDVQIKLDTEQVNLDFKDNNVVAQINGDIVIKDKRNDKIVATKKFSQSIKNFEILAQNDPDFAASVNKGSLTIEPKAHETVAKANQKGIPKDELLALIQSNNFEKLKKVLQNSRYYGFRFDESQLKSMVDSYNLPTVEDLIKNSNVDDAASKGITSIYSNYFNSDEKISQFLSFLSKQDISFVAKYWFDYLKHFGLIESGSNWPEDLNTNELFKKLSEIKIKPTKQPRGQTIEVTADPTVWLFSFNYGFLNTDKPLENGFYINNELKNTLNLMKTNSSFSPEYFIKQIELHAKQLSATDFAQPDNKNNIENLTDFLAAFYSLAYSKQKSQKLFTGNFGKDFNYKIQFSLEPNLTNVDALEKPNDEKLKVKYWYNIGPVDKNGDLVSVIYQTKKSEIELKINPDNKLLSDEVDKLDEIASTFSPNSQIVLLTNQDLGDLKSQIKLAISTKESEPVSVDKQVEKLPFSSYLTFENKDIDLGFYAIKKAKPSQTETTGATKSQTTDNNTDITGVLEKIPNTGNRFQYNLFLYLYDKNNPKIVSSQPIRVIIMEHTSSLLLKK from the coding sequence GTGACGAAAAGTACAATCACTAAAAAACTACTAACTAAAAAAAATATTTTTCTTTTAGGGCTAAGCGCTATTGCTGGTGGAGTAATTATTGCCACTCCGCTACTCGTTTTTGCGAATTTAGAACTAAAAAACCCCCGAATTGATGTGCAAAACCAAGCAAAATCAATTTCTTTTATTAGTATAAAGGATAAATATTTAAATGCTAATTCTGACTATTTAGATCTAAAAAAGAAACTTTTGAATGACGATAACACTAAAAAAACTGACATTGATTTAACAAATTTTTTTGATTTTTACCAGACCAATAACTCTAGCATTCCTGTTAATTTTTCAATCGATCATAATTGAAAACCTTTCAAACTAGAAATTTTTGATATCAAACCTGATGATAATGAGCAAACATTCGAGGTTTTTTGGCGAGTTTTACAAAAATTAGACGACAATAAAACAGCAACTTCTGACTTATTTAAACAAAAAGTTGCTTATAATTATGTTCCAGATTATTCACTTTCTAATTTTTCAACTTATTCAGAAGAACAGCTCAAAAAATTAAGACCTTACACAAATAGTGAGGTTAATTTTTCATTTAAAAAAGAATTGACCAGGTTAATTTCAGTCGAAGATTTTCAAAAAGAAGTTAATAGCGCAAAAAATGACACCGAAGCTAGAGAAATTATTAGCAAATATTTTAACCTTGATGAGACAATTTCGCAAATTTTTAGCAATAAAAGCTTTTACTTTGAGTCTGAAAGTGGTATTCAAAAACCTCGCTATGATATAAATTTGGTAAAAGATCAAATTATAACTGATCGATATTTAGTAAAAACTGCAACTCCAGGGGTTTATAAATTAACCTTTGTTGCCCAGTTTTCTGCTAATTTTTCAAAGGAAATTGCCGCTGATTTTAACAAGGATTCCAAATTTTTCCTTACTACTCAGCTCAATTTAAGTAATTCTTTCCTTGATAAGTCAATTAGTGATGATATTGTTTTAAGTGAATTTTCTGACAGTGATTATTTTGCAATAAATAATTTTAGTCAAAATAATTCAACTTTAATTACAGGATGAGATTTTCTAAATTATTATAATAATGAAATTTTTGCAACTAAAGAAAAGCGCGCCGATTTTCTTAATTCACTTATTGAAAAAATTGTCAAAACACCACTAATATCAAAAATTAGATTCGAAAATAAACTAGCAAATTTAAATTTTAACCAAATTTCAAAATTTTTAGATGTTCAAATAAAATTAGATACTGAACAAGTTAATCTAGATTTTAAAGATAACAATGTTGTTGCCCAAATTAATGGTGATATTGTTATAAAAGATAAAAGAAATGATAAAATTGTTGCTACAAAAAAATTTTCTCAAAGTATTAAAAATTTTGAAATATTAGCTCAAAATGATCCTGATTTTGCAGCTTCAGTTAATAAAGGCAGTTTGACTATTGAGCCAAAAGCCCATGAAACTGTTGCAAAAGCTAATCAAAAAGGAATTCCAAAAGACGAATTATTAGCATTAATTCAGTCAAATAATTTTGAAAAATTAAAGAAAGTTCTTCAAAATTCCCGTTATTATGGTTTTAGATTTGATGAAAGTCAATTAAAATCAATGGTTGATAGTTATAATTTACCAACTGTTGAAGATTTAATTAAAAACTCAAATGTTGATGATGCAGCCTCTAAAGGTATAACATCAATTTATTCTAATTATTTTAATAGCGACGAGAAGATTTCGCAATTTTTGTCATTTTTATCAAAACAAGACATTAGTTTTGTTGCAAAATATTGATTTGACTATCTTAAACATTTTGGATTGATAGAATCTGGATCAAACTGGCCAGAAGATCTTAATACTAATGAATTATTTAAAAAATTAAGTGAAATTAAAATTAAGCCTACAAAACAACCGCGTGGTCAAACAATTGAAGTAACTGCTGACCCAACAGTTTGACTTTTTTCATTTAACTATGGTTTTTTAAATACTGATAAACCTCTTGAAAATGGTTTTTACATTAATAATGAGCTTAAAAATACTCTTAATTTGATGAAAACAAATTCATCTTTTAGTCCTGAATATTTTATAAAACAGATCGAATTACATGCAAAACAACTTAGTGCAACTGATTTTGCACAGCCAGATAATAAAAATAATATTGAAAATCTTACCGATTTTCTTGCAGCTTTTTATTCATTAGCTTATTCAAAACAAAAGAGCCAAAAACTTTTTACTGGTAATTTTGGCAAGGATTTTAATTATAAAATTCAATTTAGCCTGGAACCTAATTTAACAAATGTTGATGCTTTAGAAAAACCAAATGATGAAAAATTAAAAGTAAAATATTGATACAATATTGGACCAGTTGATAAAAACGGCGATCTAGTTAGCGTTATTTATCAAACAAAAAAATCAGAAATTGAACTAAAAATCAATCCTGATAACAAACTTTTAAGTGATGAAGTTGATAAATTAGACGAAATTGCCTCAACCTTTTCACCAAATTCACAAATAGTTTTATTAACCAATCAAGATCTTGGGGATTTAAAATCTCAAATCAAACTCGCAATTTCAACAAAGGAAAGTGAGCCAGTATCTGTTGATAAACAAGTCGAAAAACTGCCTTTTAGCAGTTATTTAACCTTTGAAAACAAAGATATAGATTTAGGCTTTTATGCAATAAAAAAAGCTAAACCGAGTCAAACAGAGACAACAGGTGCAACAAAATCACAAACTACCGACAATAACACTGACATTACTGGTGTACTTGAGAAAATTCCTAACACCGGAAACCGGTTTCAATATAATTTATTTTTATATCTTTATGATAAAAATAATCCTAAAATTGTCTCAAGTCAACCTATCCGCGTTATTATCATGGAACACACAAGTTCTCTATTATTAAAAAAATAA
- a CDS encoding P110/LppT family adhesin N-terminal domain codes for MKKIKLNHIIFAIIGVSAVVSISASVPYLVSLQSKNYNSKLSEFDEKLANATNLNVNSEFNTTEFDSLVANLKLKSKFAKKLSASDALNLHFDSAYNFDLNNAIDFSEISQKYPDFNFRLVIPRSQSEVKIESNKIKNLAVNISNSSKSINYTASFDLDFSDQDKTLNFSAQNLSASISLLNQDFLEGKTATEIAILFYNEFKENFEKTKNSSSALFATFSKFGGISFSINSEPVFVFPSNFEIKPELQQEKLNFTNIDDVNNKIDLALSLVDKKTQKSSKLTLNFVDIPKKTDQKKSSEFLKIFKKNYKFNSAISKHLAQNKLNVLEYFAQNPQSLDLEQLNSWFTSNSSENENKTFLEEIKDLIPNFAPKSVSFSVKENKNNPKNSNIVNVGLNIEGNFNEGTLLPLGLKLGEDNTYTFNFELEFDAAEEIYGAYFKNAIETFDKQGSQDIDNLSFEIKKDLPITVFASTIDDKIQPFLNKPYDIKNITTQLTPFFEALNFFATKSNKITQTPIVSSTEKPADQVTEQSAEPSTEQVTDASDTSTPVAENVSALPTLFQETTDSSSSSPSPEPASPSAPAPTPPSSPAPDTTPTPPTPTPTPNPTTPSTQQSLLGDYLRKLLEGLEKADLPEGTSIYFSRDFQDETYDINLKIKTPNGVERNLTVELDNVNEENKLYKSFSDTVKTHIFLDWKTNVETEEQSLEDGQKQQVVKSISAINNPNFRFKANEAPSKISKEKVHVDEQEQGIYLAEGGISLENDPNTDKDLKLENGTSFLYAFKPSKLPQTDALQYFLLKTGEQENDFNLIIEKELFVPGVFKIGADFVAKPKTRPQRQPFFPSFNPKKEGFKTTYNGEYDIQLKLSNGEASLSLGNTKPKNPLSFLQDFLNNSESTIILRVDIEKKDSKSVMNMKFYSSESDDAKKPIFTWSRDIPENAKLNFKKGFTFGTTKSENQKSLNEKERPETGITFKGFVFFDTPQSEEEYNKLFEKFRSEYL; via the coding sequence ATGAAAAAGATTAAATTAAATCATATAATTTTTGCAATTATTGGAGTTAGTGCGGTCGTTAGTATTTCTGCCAGTGTTCCGTATCTAGTCTCCTTACAGTCAAAAAATTATAATTCAAAATTATCGGAATTTGACGAAAAACTAGCAAATGCTACAAATTTAAACGTTAATTCCGAATTTAACACAACTGAATTTGACAGCCTAGTTGCTAATTTAAAACTTAAGTCAAAATTTGCTAAAAAATTAAGCGCTTCTGATGCACTAAATTTGCATTTTGACAGTGCATATAATTTTGACTTAAATAATGCAATTGACTTTAGTGAAATTAGTCAAAAATATCCAGATTTCAATTTTAGATTGGTTATTCCAAGGAGTCAATCTGAAGTAAAAATTGAGTCAAATAAAATAAAAAATCTTGCTGTTAATATTTCAAATTCTAGTAAAAGTATAAATTATACTGCAAGTTTTGACTTAGATTTTTCAGATCAAGATAAAACCTTGAATTTTTCAGCCCAAAATTTGAGCGCATCAATCAGCCTTTTAAATCAAGATTTTTTAGAAGGGAAAACTGCAACCGAAATTGCTATTTTGTTTTATAATGAATTTAAGGAAAATTTTGAAAAAACAAAAAATTCAAGTTCAGCTTTATTTGCAACATTTTCTAAATTTGGTGGAATTTCCTTTAGTATAAATTCTGAACCGGTTTTTGTTTTTCCTTCCAATTTTGAAATAAAACCTGAATTGCAACAAGAAAAATTAAATTTTACAAATATTGATGACGTTAATAATAAAATTGACTTAGCATTAAGTTTAGTTGATAAAAAAACACAAAAAAGTAGCAAATTAACACTTAACTTTGTCGATATACCTAAGAAAACAGACCAAAAAAAATCTTCTGAATTTTTAAAAATCTTTAAGAAAAATTATAAATTTAACTCAGCAATTTCTAAACATTTAGCGCAAAACAAGCTTAATGTATTAGAATATTTTGCTCAAAATCCTCAAAGTTTAGATCTTGAGCAGTTGAATTCTTGATTTACTTCAAATTCAAGTGAAAATGAAAATAAAACATTTCTAGAAGAAATTAAAGATTTAATCCCTAATTTTGCTCCAAAAAGTGTATCATTTTCAGTAAAAGAAAACAAAAATAATCCTAAAAATTCTAATATTGTCAATGTCGGGCTAAATATTGAAGGTAACTTTAATGAAGGAACATTACTTCCTTTAGGTCTAAAACTTGGCGAAGATAATACCTATACTTTCAATTTTGAACTAGAATTTGATGCAGCCGAAGAAATTTATGGTGCATATTTTAAAAATGCAATTGAGACTTTTGACAAACAAGGATCACAAGATATTGATAACTTAAGCTTTGAAATCAAGAAAGATTTGCCAATTACAGTTTTTGCTTCAACAATTGATGATAAAATCCAACCCTTTCTAAATAAACCTTACGATATAAAAAATATAACAACCCAACTAACCCCTTTTTTCGAGGCTCTTAATTTTTTTGCAACAAAAAGTAATAAAATTACTCAAACTCCAATAGTTTCAAGCACTGAAAAGCCCGCTGATCAGGTCACTGAACAGAGCGCCGAACCGAGCACTGAACAGGTCACTGATGCTTCAGATACTTCTACACCTGTTGCTGAAAATGTTAGCGCTTTACCGACCTTATTCCAAGAAACAACAGATTCATCATCTTCAAGTCCAAGTCCAGAGCCAGCTTCTCCTTCCGCTCCAGCGCCAACCCCTCCTTCAAGTCCAGCTCCAGATACAACTCCAACTCCTCCTACCCCAACCCCAACTCCAAATCCAACTACCCCTTCAACCCAACAATCTTTATTAGGTGATTACCTAAGAAAACTTCTTGAAGGTCTTGAAAAAGCCGATCTTCCTGAAGGGACTTCTATTTATTTTTCTAGAGATTTTCAAGATGAGACCTATGACATTAATCTTAAGATTAAAACCCCTAATGGAGTTGAAAGAAATTTAACAGTTGAACTTGATAATGTAAATGAAGAAAATAAACTTTATAAATCTTTTTCTGATACTGTAAAAACTCACATATTTTTAGATTGGAAAACTAATGTTGAAACAGAAGAACAATCTTTAGAAGATGGTCAAAAACAACAAGTTGTAAAATCAATTTCAGCTATTAATAATCCAAATTTTAGATTTAAGGCAAATGAAGCTCCTTCAAAAATATCAAAAGAGAAAGTTCATGTAGATGAACAAGAACAAGGTATTTATCTAGCCGAAGGCGGAATTTCCTTGGAGAATGATCCAAATACCGACAAAGATCTAAAATTGGAAAACGGCACTTCCTTCCTTTACGCTTTTAAACCAAGTAAATTACCTCAGACAGATGCTCTCCAATATTTTTTACTAAAAACAGGTGAACAGGAAAACGATTTTAACTTAATTATTGAAAAGGAATTATTTGTTCCGGGTGTTTTTAAAATTGGCGCTGATTTTGTTGCTAAACCAAAGACACGACCACAGCGTCAGCCCTTTTTCCCATCTTTTAATCCCAAAAAAGAAGGGTTTAAAACAACATATAATGGTGAATATGACATTCAACTAAAACTATCAAATGGAGAAGCTTCCCTTAGTTTAGGAAATACCAAACCAAAAAATCCTCTTTCATTTCTTCAAGATTTTCTTAATAATTCTGAATCCACTATTATTTTACGTGTAGATATTGAAAAAAAAGATAGCAAATCAGTTATGAATATGAAGTTTTATTCTAGCGAATCTGATGATGCTAAAAAACCGATTTTCACCTGAAGTCGCGATATACCAGAAAATGCAAAATTAAATTTTAAAAAAGGTTTTACTTTTGGAACCACCAAATCAGAAAATCAAAAGAGCCTCAATGAAAAAGAAAGACCTGAAACTGGAATCACCTTTAAAGGTTTTGTTTTTTTTGACACACCTCAAAGTGAAGAAGAATATAATAAACTTTTTGAAAAATTTAGATCCGAATATCTCTAA
- a CDS encoding DNA-methyltransferase, whose translation MDKNLKIICGNAIEELKKIESKSINLIVTDPPYNLNKDYGNNKDNLEFEEYLEFSRQWLTEAKRVLKDDGTIYIFMGMRYISYIYSILEKELNMHFNSWITWFYTQGVGKTKGFSPRHDDILMFTKHKSKFTFNLDDIRVPQKFYRSINNMRGSNPGNVWQFSHMHYCNKNRKKHPTQKPEALYERMILASSNENDIVLDPFVGSGTMLRVCQQTNRRGIGIEINEEYVRMCKERLEEDFTGFDSEDERIKRVPNDLNDSSIRKEYLENHKKWFLKNHQNLIKKFEDEVNKKYFHKNDN comes from the coding sequence ATGGATAAAAATTTAAAAATAATTTGTGGAAATGCAATTGAAGAACTTAAAAAAATTGAATCTAAAAGTATTAATTTAATTGTCACAGATCCGCCATACAATTTGAATAAAGATTATGGAAATAATAAAGATAATTTGGAATTTGAAGAGTATTTAGAATTTTCAAGACAGTGGCTTACCGAAGCAAAAAGAGTGCTAAAAGATGATGGAACTATATATATTTTTATGGGTATGAGATATATATCATATATCTATAGCATACTTGAAAAAGAATTGAATATGCATTTTAATTCTTGGATAACCTGGTTTTATACACAAGGGGTAGGGAAGACAAAAGGGTTTTCTCCTAGACACGATGATATACTAATGTTTACCAAGCATAAAAGTAAATTCACCTTTAACTTAGATGATATAAGAGTTCCACAAAAATTTTACCGTTCAATAAATAATATGAGGGGTTCAAATCCGGGAAATGTATGGCAATTTTCTCATATGCATTATTGTAATAAGAATAGAAAAAAACATCCCACACAAAAACCAGAAGCTTTATATGAAAGAATGATTTTAGCATCATCGAATGAAAATGATATTGTACTTGACCCATTTGTTGGTAGTGGAACAATGCTTAGAGTTTGCCAGCAAACTAATAGACGAGGTATAGGTATAGAAATTAATGAAGAGTATGTTCGAATGTGTAAGGAAAGATTAGAAGAAGATTTTACAGGTTTTGATAGTGAAGATGAAAGAATTAAAAGAGTGCCTAACGATTTAAATGATTCTAGTATTAGAAAAGAATATCTTGAAAATCACAAAAAATGGTTTTTAAAAAACCATCAAAACTTAATAAAGAAATTTGAAGATGAAGTAAATAAAAAATACTTTCATAAAAATGACAATTAG
- a CDS encoding transposase — MSRHFKKDEFDMIYKIYNEFGLKQTINYINDISPDTNFTTRSQLVRRIKKIIRYYNNGMQDQLLDKRVRTESQGVANVKKPIEPDWNEFTKEELIEIAKRYYETNKDKSKSGKLSEAKTLNIPYSKSAKIFNVCRQSVAKSKTRVIKVKEHKNDAIIKKSFLDNKGRYGRLRLSAYIYMKYNIYINPRSLGRHLKRLNLVCKIRKKKKERN, encoded by the coding sequence ATGTCAAGACACTTTAAAAAAGACGAGTTTGATATGATTTATAAAATTTACAATGAATTTGGATTAAAACAAACAATAAATTATATAAATGATATTTCGCCAGATACAAATTTTACAACCAGAAGTCAACTAGTTCGAAGAATCAAAAAAATTATTCGGTATTATAATAATGGTATGCAAGATCAATTATTAGATAAAAGGGTGCGAACAGAAAGCCAGGGAGTGGCAAACGTAAAAAAACCAATTGAACCCGATTGAAACGAATTTACAAAAGAAGAATTAATAGAAATAGCTAAGAGATATTACGAAACCAACAAAGATAAATCAAAATCAGGAAAACTTAGTGAAGCCAAAACACTAAATATTCCCTACAGCAAATCTGCAAAAATTTTTAATGTGTGCAGACAATCAGTGGCAAAATCTAAAACTAGAGTTATAAAAGTAAAGGAACACAAAAATGACGCAATAATTAAAAAATCCTTTCTTGATAACAAAGGTAGGTATGGTCGCCTAAGGTTGAGTGCTTATATTTATATGAAATATAATATTTACATTAACCCTCGAAGTCTTGGAAGACATTTAAAAAGATTGAATTTAGTATGCAAAATTAGAAAAAAGAAGAAAGAGCGAAATTAA
- a CDS encoding restriction endonuclease: MRYEDLEFKIPIESKEYEKDSKFVIEQIINILHERKNSGDDKIIINTNLKLGLPLENINKIAGPMIEAWATEVFADIRSVQNNKYNLINVETQERLGMADIILEFKKDNVKVLTGNIDVKATANDIVDSGKGPNITSFSRIRTAYVVDPDYMFIVLSIKHKVYSERNERTQLMDGIMEVVDFNAYDLKFIGDNDINYNPALGTGQIQIKDIHNVSFKRRTTWEMCKLLDKKYLHSSRRTIEDFYREAIKNKWIKI; encoded by the coding sequence ATGAGATATGAAGATTTAGAATTTAAAATACCTATAGAGTCTAAGGAATATGAAAAAGATTCAAAATTTGTTATTGAACAAATAATAAATATATTACATGAACGAAAAAATTCTGGTGATGATAAGATTATAATAAATACAAATTTAAAATTAGGACTACCATTAGAAAATATAAACAAAATTGCAGGTCCTATGATCGAAGCTTGGGCAACTGAGGTTTTTGCCGACATTAGAAGTGTTCAAAATAATAAATATAATTTAATAAATGTAGAAACGCAAGAAAGATTAGGGATGGCAGACATTATACTCGAGTTTAAGAAGGATAATGTTAAAGTTCTTACAGGAAATATTGATGTAAAGGCGACTGCAAATGATATTGTTGATAGTGGAAAAGGCCCTAATATTACTTCTTTTTCTAGGATTAGGACAGCTTATGTAGTCGATCCCGATTATATGTTTATAGTATTGTCGATTAAACATAAAGTTTATTCAGAAAGAAATGAACGAACACAATTGATGGATGGCATTATGGAAGTTGTTGACTTTAATGCGTATGACTTAAAATTTATAGGAGATAATGACATAAACTATAATCCAGCTCTAGGCACTGGTCAAATACAAATAAAAGATATTCATAATGTTAGTTTTAAAAGAAGAACTACTTGGGAAATGTGTAAATTATTGGATAAAAAATATTTGCATAGTAGCAGAAGAACGATTGAAGATTTCTATAGAGAGGCGATTAAAAATAAATGGATAAAAATTTAA